ACAAACTGATAGCGCCGAATCAGGACAAATCGTTTGAACTGATTAAGAAAATCATCGGTTATGATAAAACAATTTTAGATGCCGGTTGCGGTACCGGAAGATTTGCGTTTCAGATTGCTGATAGATGCCGTTTGGTTGATTCCGTTGACCTTTCGATAAAGAATATTCAGCTCGCTAACACAAAATTATCTTCAACAGGTTTTTCCAATATCAGATTTCATCACTCGGATTTATTAATGTTTCTTGGCGATACCGAAACACATTACGATTACTCGGTTCTGTCTTATGTTATTCACGAAGTTGATTCTCACCTGCGCGTTGAAATACTCAGAAGCCTCTCGGAGAAATCTGACAACGTAATTATAGCCGATTACCTCGTACCCAGGATTAAAGGATTCTGGAGCGTTTTAAATGAAGTAGTAGAATTTGCAGCAGGCAGTGATCATTACAGAAATTTTAAATCTTATGTAAGAGAAAACGGTGTTTATGGATTGGCTGAAAAAAGCGGATTGAAAATAAAGAAAGAGATTAAAAATGTTCCTTCAACAAGTCATATAGTAATTCTTACAAAAAATTAATCCCGGAGAATTAAAACAGCACCCAGCAGTATAAAGAGAACCGCAATAGTTTTTTTAATCATGTTCGAGTCTTTAAAAATCCTTCCGCCAATAATTGTCGCCCACAGTACGGAAGTTCGTTTCACAGCAAGCGTTAGCGCAACAGATGCCAGTCCGATGGATACGATCTGTGTAAAACGGTAGCCGATTGTTAAAACAGATATAAGCGCAATCCATCCAAAATCCTTTTTATCAGCCAGCAGCCCGGAACTTTTAGAATCGCCTTTGCCGAATAAATATATGATCGTAAAAAGAATTGCGAAGAAGAGATGCTGAAATGCGGTTAATGAAACCGGCGTGAGATTCAACCTGATTAAAAGTAATTTATCCATAACCGAGGAAGCTGTGAATAATAATAGTGCTGCGAGTATGTACCGGTGGAATTTGGATCTGAAAAACACATTAAGAGGAAAGAGTATTTCCTTCAGGTTCTTACTTTCGAGGATGTAAGTCCCGGTCATTAATGATATAAGTCCCGCAACTTCCGGAAGAGATAGCGACTCGCCCAGGAAAATAAAAGCAAAGAAGGCAACAAAGCCCGGAGTTAAAGCAAGCAAAGGAAGCGCGTTGCTGATCTGCAGATTTTTTAACGCTGTCATTACACATAAAAACGCGGCAACGCCGATAACCGCTTTTACAAATAGAACGGTTAGGTTATTCAGATTTACTGTGCCGTAATCGATGAAGAAGAAGAAAGGGATGGAGAAGAGAAGGTTAGCAATTGATAAGAGAAAGGAGAACTCCAGCGGACTTCTGTTAAAAAGAACTTTCTTCTGAGTGATTGCAGCAAATGCTGAAAGAAATGACGATAATAAAGCTATCAGAAACCAGGTCATAGTTACCGGATTAGTGGTAAAAAATCAGAACAAAATTAATCAAAAATCCGCGATTAATTTAACAAAGAAATTCCGTCCTGGCTCAAATATCAAATTCCCTCTTATGGTTGAGAGATGGTTTCTGTATTCTTTATTAAAGATATTCTCCACACCGGCATTAATTCTGATTCCGGAGCCGAATAAATCAAAGACACCGGAATTTACGGAAAGGTTGAGTAGTGCATAGCCCGCTGTTGATCTTTCACCTTCAGCAACGCTATTCTGTCCAAAACTATAATCCGATGAGATAACAATGCTGAGTTTACTGCTATAAGAGAATTTAATACCCGCGCTTCCGTTCAGAGGCGGAATTTCTGGAAGATCTCCTCCGGAGGAAATATCATCACCTTTTACAAATGAAGAGATAAAGTAGAAAAGATGATCGGAATAGAAATTATAATCAGCACGGAAATCAAATCCGTATAATCTGGCTTTGCCTATATTGGTTTTAATAAAAGCATTCCTTCCATCGAAAAGACCGGGTATTTCTGAAACAAGATTATCGAAATAATTGAAGAAAATACTCGATACTATTTTTAATTTCAGCGAATAATAACGGAGGCCAAGATCGACCGATTTCCCTGTTTCCGGATTCAAATAAGGATTGCCAACACGCACAAAACTTCCCTGATCAATAAATTGAAACCGCTCCTCGAGTGACGGAGAACGGAATGAGAGACCAGTGGACAATGTAAGATCAAAATCCGGATTAAGAGAGTATTTCAATCCTATGTTAGCACTATAGGAATTTTCAACAGCTTCTGTCCTGTTCCAGATTATTGTCTGAGATGCAGGAGAATAATTCACAACTCCGTTGGTAATTTCGTAGACAGGATTATAAGTTGTCTCCCCCTCTATAAAGATTCTATCGTAACGCAAACCCGCAGTAAGCTGCAATCTGCCATTAAAGAATTGAGCATTATCCTGGGCAAATATTCCCAAACTTTTATACTTAGAATCCGGCAGCGGTTTTTCGCCGATAATTTTATTTACTGAAGAGACCAGATTCCCCTGCGGATTTAAAACTTCAATAAGCTGGTGCTTCTCGCGCCTTCCGTTATAAGTTCTATCCCAGTAGTCTATACCCGTAACAAGGTTGTTATCGTCAGTAAGGAGAAAATTTCCGTGAAGCTGCAGATTATTGTTATTATGATCTGCGCCCGGGAGAATTTTTAAAACGCTTACGCGCCTTGCGGGATTTGTACCCGATGCCGGAATATTCTGAACCGTATACGGAATATTCTCCACGTTTCTTTCAATCAACTGCCGGGAAAATTTCACGGAAAGCTTATAAAAAGATTTTGAAATATTCTGTATTTCATACCCCGCAGAAATCAATTCTCTTTTTTCATCCGGGTAACGAACTTCAGCATTCACGGGAAAGATCGAAGCGCCGGGGATGCCAACGTCATTTGCCCTGAATAATTGATAATCAAATTTTAAAAGGTGATTCTGGAACGGAAAGAGATTTAATCCCGCCGCTAGACTATAATCTTCGAACTGGCTGTTTTGAAGTTCCCCCGCGGGTGTTTGTGTGTTCCCTGCTTTCCTGTAAGAAGCAGATAATTTTGAAGACCAGAAAGAGCTTCCTCCGGTAATCAAACCCGATACAGCTGACAAATTATTAACCGAATTAAACCCTGCGGCAATGTTGCCGTTAAAACCAAGTTCATCATAAAGTCCGGGTGAGCGGGTAATTATATTAACAATTCCACCGGTGGCGCCGGAACCGTATAGAGCCGATGATGCTCCTTTAATTATTTCAATCCTCTCGATGTCGTTAGTGTTAAATAGCGAAAGCCGGGCAGCAATATCTGTTGATGTTGCAATCCTGTTTCCATCTACGAGTGTAACAAGATTGTCGCGGTTCAATCCGCGGATACTGATTTCTGTTCCCCAGATACCGTCGCGCATAAGTGAGATTCCAGGTTCTTCTTTTAAAATATCCGGAAGAGTTTGAAATGGCTTATTCTGAATTGCATCCTTTCCCAGAAGCAATTCCGAATAAGGAGAGTTGCGCAGAAATTTATCGGTTCTGTCGGTACTTACAATCACTTCATCGAGTTCTACCGGTGAGGATTCCATGTAAAAATCCTTTGACACAACTTCGCTACGAATCAACACCGAATCGGTTACGGGCAGATAACCGAGCCTGGATACTTTTACCTGATATTTACCCGCGGGCAGAAATTTGATTGAATAATATCCGTCATTATTAGAATAGGCAACAGGATAATTGGGAATATAGACAACCGCTCCCTGAACAGGTAATCCGCTTTTAGAATCTATTATCGTTCCTCTTAAACCTGCTTCCTGTGCATATATTAAAGAATAAAACTGAAAAATCAATAGTAAAAGAATCCTAAATTTCATTCTGCTTTTTTCTCCCCCGAATAATGTAGCCGGTATTCAATTTCATTTTAATCTCTGTGATATCAGAAAAATTGTCATAAACAAAATTCCGCAATTGCTCCGGTGAAAGGGATCCGCGCCTGTGAAGTTTTCCGGATTTAACCATATGTACTCTGTCCATAATATCAAAACCTCTTTCGTTGAAATCTGCCAGAATAAATGTTCCTTCAGGTGAGCGGAGACGGGATAATTGATTAAGACAGGTTTCCGGATTATCAAGCTCGTGAATTGTATTCATACAAACAATATTTCCAAAAGAACTCTGCGCAAAAGGAATTTTTTCGAGGTTCAATTTAATAAAAGTAACTCGGGTAAGAAATGACTCTGAAATTCTGCTGCGGGCTTCACT
This Melioribacteraceae bacterium DNA region includes the following protein-coding sequences:
- a CDS encoding class I SAM-dependent methyltransferase, yielding MKENKNHWYDGIFYDKLIAPNQDKSFELIKKIIGYDKTILDAGCGTGRFAFQIADRCRLVDSVDLSIKNIQLANTKLSSTGFSNIRFHHSDLLMFLGDTETHYDYSVLSYVIHEVDSHLRVEILRSLSEKSDNVIIADYLVPRIKGFWSVLNEVVEFAAGSDHYRNFKSYVRENGVYGLAEKSGLKIKKEIKNVPSTSHIVILTKN
- a CDS encoding TonB-dependent receptor — encoded protein: MKFRILLLLIFQFYSLIYAQEAGLRGTIIDSKSGLPVQGAVVYIPNYPVAYSNNDGYYSIKFLPAGKYQVKVSRLGYLPVTDSVLIRSEVVSKDFYMESSPVELDEVIVSTDRTDKFLRNSPYSELLLGKDAIQNKPFQTLPDILKEEPGISLMRDGIWGTEISIRGLNRDNLVTLVDGNRIATSTDIAARLSLFNTNDIERIEIIKGASSALYGSGATGGIVNIITRSPGLYDELGFNGNIAAGFNSVNNLSAVSGLITGGSSFWSSKLSASYRKAGNTQTPAGELQNSQFEDYSLAAGLNLFPFQNHLLKFDYQLFRANDVGIPGASIFPVNAEVRYPDEKRELISAGYEIQNISKSFYKLSVKFSRQLIERNVENIPYTVQNIPASGTNPARRVSVLKILPGADHNNNNLQLHGNFLLTDDNNLVTGIDYWDRTYNGRREKHQLIEVLNPQGNLVSSVNKIIGEKPLPDSKYKSLGIFAQDNAQFFNGRLQLTAGLRYDRIFIEGETTYNPVYEITNGVVNYSPASQTIIWNRTEAVENSYSANIGLKYSLNPDFDLTLSTGLSFRSPSLEERFQFIDQGSFVRVGNPYLNPETGKSVDLGLRYYSLKLKIVSSIFFNYFDNLVSEIPGLFDGRNAFIKTNIGKARLYGFDFRADYNFYSDHLFYFISSFVKGDDISSGGDLPEIPPLNGSAGIKFSYSSKLSIVISSDYSFGQNSVAEGERSTAGYALLNLSVNSGVFDLFGSGIRINAGVENIFNKEYRNHLSTIRGNLIFEPGRNFFVKLIADF
- a CDS encoding class I SAM-dependent methyltransferase codes for the protein MRDFKRIHKSESDLILEELGYSLIDEYVEFINAAGLNKNRIIFDVATGTGRAVSILSRSGFNVVTGDSSLELISEARSRISESFLTRVTFIKLNLEKIPFAQSSFGNIVCMNTIHELDNPETCLNQLSRLRSPEGTFILADFNERGFDIMDRVHMVKSGKLHRRGSLSPEQLRNFVYDNFSDITEIKMKLNTGYIIRGRKKQNEI
- a CDS encoding EamA family transporter → MTWFLIALLSSFLSAFAAITQKKVLFNRSPLEFSFLLSIANLLFSIPFFFFIDYGTVNLNNLTVLFVKAVIGVAAFLCVMTALKNLQISNALPLLALTPGFVAFFAFIFLGESLSLPEVAGLISLMTGTYILESKNLKEILFPLNVFFRSKFHRYILAALLLFTASSVMDKLLLIRLNLTPVSLTAFQHLFFAILFTIIYLFGKGDSKSSGLLADKKDFGWIALISVLTIGYRFTQIVSIGLASVALTLAVKRTSVLWATIIGGRIFKDSNMIKKTIAVLFILLGAVLILRD